CCTCCAGCATCCGCACCGGCCCCGGCACCGTCCACAGGCGCCCCGCGCCCGGCGCCATCACCCGCCCGTCCGCCGTGCCCAGGTAGCCCTCGGTGAAGGCCGTGTACGTGGGGCCCGCGGGCAGCCGCTCCGAGAGCCAGCCGAGCGCCGCGCGGTACAGCTCCGCGTTCATCCCGCCCTCCGCCGGCAGCGCGTGCCACTTCGCCCCCACCACCGGCTGCACGCGCCAGCCCTTGTCCACCGCCACCACACCCTCGTCCGTGGCCGCGAAGAGCTCGTCCCCCGCCACCTCCAGCGCGCGGCAGAAGTGACTCGGCAGGCCGTCGTCCACCGTCAGCGTGCGCACCGCACGGCCCGCGCGGGTGAAGAGCTCCAGGCCGCCCTCGGTGCAGGCCACCACGTGGCCGTTGTACGTGGCGAGGTCATGCACCAGCTCGGTGTTGGTGACGGTGGCGGAGAGCAGCGCGGCGGTCAGGGTGGAGAGCAGCATGGGCGTTTCCTCGGGGCGAAGGCGGTGTGCGCCTTGCCTTCGGGTTGCATTGCGAAGTCCGGGCCAGCGCGTAACCGCCCGGAATCGCTCGGGGGCGTCTCCCTCCGGCCTCGGCGTGTGGCCGGGCGCCAGCACCCGGCGGAGGGCGGGAGGGTTACTCCTCGACGGTGAGGGCGACGCGGACCTTCTCGCGGCGCTCGAAGCGGTTGCCCGCCGCGTCCCGGGCCACGAGCACCAGCTCGTACTCCCCGGGCTCCGTGCCAGCGGGCACCCCCAGCTCGCGGGTGAAGCGCAGGCCGTCGCGCGTCTCCAGCAGGTGCTGCGCGTCACCGAAGAGCTCGCCGTAGACGCTCACCTCCTTGGTGGCCTCCACCGCGTCCACCTCCAGCTTCAGCGTCTGGCCGGGCGCCACCAGCCGCGAGGACAGCGTCACCTCGATGTCGTTGCCCTTGGAGTCCAGCCGGTAGCGCACCTCGCGCCGGCGCACCGTGCCGTCCGGCATCTCCACGGACACCAGCACGTCGTAGTAGCCGTCCTCCACCCAGAGCGGCACCAGGAAGCGGCCCCGCCAGTAACCCGACACCGTGTCGAAGGTGAGCGGCTTCACCAGCCCGAAGGGGAAGTAGGCCGTCACCCGGCGCGCGTTCCTCGGCGCCACCACGGAGATGATGGGGTCTCCCGGCGGAATCTCCTCGCGGCTCAGCTCCCCGGTGACGGCCGCGTACGAGGTGCCCTCGGGCAGCTCCACCGGCACCAGCTCGCGCACCGTGGCACCGCCGGGCTGCGTGCGCGCCACCTCCTCCACCGCGACGAAGGAGGTGTACTTGCTCATCAGCCCGTACTGGAGCGCCGTGGCGGTGATGGCCTGGACGACCTCGGGCTTCTCGCCGCGGTAGTTCTCCACCGTCAGCTCCTCAATTCGCTGGCGCGCCCAGAGGCTGCGCAGGGACGCGTGCTCCGGCGCGGACTCGGGGAGGGTGAGCGGCACCTCGAAGTGGCGCTCCTGCCCACGCACGCGGCCGGTGATGCGCAGCAGGCCCTGGCCCGTGCCGTGGAACTTGCCGATGAGGAACAGCGGCTGGCCGCTGAAGAGATCCGGCAGGGTCCGCGGGTAGACGTCCGACACCGGCAGCCCGTCCGTGCCCACGCGCACCGACGTCAGCACCGGGCCGCGGATGCGCGACTCGAACTCACGGGCCACCTCGTCCTCGGGACGCTTCAGGTTGACGAAGGTGGAGGCGCCGCGCCCCACCTCGCCCATCTTCGCGACGAGGTAGCGGTTGACGTCATTGCCCACGCCCACGCTGAAGACACGCGTCTCCTCGCGCAGGTGGGACTGGAGGGTGCCGAGCACCTGGTGGTCGTTGCCGATGAAGCCGTCCGTCATGAACAGCACCATGCGCAGGCGGGCCGGGTCGTTGGCGGGCACCATGGCCTCCTGGGCCGCGATGCGCACGTCCGTGCCGCCACCGCCCCAGAAGTTGGCCACGTAGGGCAGGGCGCGCGCCACGTTCTCCGGCGAGGCCGGCACCGCGGCGGGAGCGAACTTCGTCACCTGCGTGTCGAAGTTGAGCACCTGGAAGGTGTCCTCGGGGTGCAGGTGGCGCAGCACCTCGGCGGTGATGGCCTTGGACTTCTCGATGGGCTGGCCGGACTGCGAGCACGAGGTGTCGAGCACCAGGTACAGCTCGCGCGGCACCACCTCCTCCTGCTTGGGCGCCAGCTGCGGGTTGAGCAGCACGAGGAAGTAGCCCTCGTCGGCGCCGGGCTCGCGGTGCACCAGCACGGCCGGGCGGATGAGCGCGTCGGCCACGCGGTACTCCAGGGTGAAGGTCTTGTTGGGGATGCGGTCCTCCGCGGCCAGCTCCACGCGGGCGCGGCTCGGGCCCTCGCGCGTCGCCGTCACGCGGTGCGACGTGGAGCGCAGCTCGTGGACGGGCACCCCCGCGTCCAGGCGCACGTGGAGGCGGATGTCGCGGCCACTGCGCACCTCGGGAGGCAGCACCGGCGGGGTGATGCGGCTCGCGTCGGGGACGGTGGTGGTGTCCGGCGCGGTGCCCTCGCCCTGGCGGAAGGCCAGGGACTCGCCGCCGATGTAGCGCGGGCCCACCGTCATGGGGAAGTTGAAGCTGTACTTGCCGTCCTCGTAGACGAGCCGCTCCACATAGTGGATGCGCACGCGGAGCTCCTCGCCCGGGAGGATGTTGGCCACCGACTGGGTGAAGAGGTTGGGGCGTTCCTGATCGAGCAGCGCGGCCGTCTTGCCCTCGGCGCGGGCGCGCTCGTAGGTGTCACGCGCCTGCTCGCGCGTCTGGATGACGCCGCGGATGACGCGCTGGCCGATGACGAGCTCCATGGCGTCCACGGCGGCCTTCTCCGGCAGCGGGAAGACGTAGAGGGCCTCGAGCGGCTCGGCGTAGGGATTCTCGAAGACCTGGGTGACGGTGACGCTGGCGAGGAAGCCACTCACCTCGGCGTCGACTTCCGTGTGCTTCAGGCTGAAGCGCTGGGGCTGGGACTCGGGGCAGCCCTGGGCGGAGGCGTGGCGGCGGAGCTTCGCCACCAGCGTGCCCTGGGTGATGGCCCCGGAGCTCAGGGGCGAGGCGGAAGCGGGGCAGGGCGTCTCACCGGAGTCCTGCTCCTGGGCGGAGGCGGGGACGGACAGAAGACAAACGAAGAGCGCGACGAGTGCGGCTCGCATGGGATTCCTCGGACGGGATGGGTACGTGCCGAGGTAATGCAGCCAGCGGGCCAGGGGCTGGGATGCGCCAAGTGCGCGGAAACACTGGGGGCGGGGCGCTGCGAGCTGTGGCTGCCTGGCCACACATGGCTGCTGCACCGTCTCGTTTCACTTGTCACCGGTGACAAGTGGAATGGCCCCGCCCCGTTTCACTGGTCACCGGTGACCAGTGGAATGCACCTGCCGCGTTTCACTTGTCACCGGTGACAAGTGAAATGGCCCCGCCCCGTTTCACTCGTCACCGGTGACCAGTGGAATGCACCTGCGCCTGGACTACTGGGCGAGGGCCTTGTCGAGGGCGCCCTTGAGCTCCTTGCTGTCCGGCGTCACGGAGCTGGGGAAGGCGGCGAGCACCTGGCCGTCCTTGCCCACCACGTACTTGTGGAAGTTCCACTTGGGCTCGCCGTGCTTGCGCGCGAGGAACTCGTAGATGGGAGACTGGCCCTCGCCCTTGGTCTTCACCTTCTCGAGCATGGGGAAGGTGACCTTGTAGCGGAGCTCGCAGAACTTGGCGATCTGCTCGGAGGTGCCGGGCTCCTGGCCGCCGAAGTCATTGGAGGGGATGCCGAGCACCACCACGCCCTTGGTCTTGTACTCGCCCCAGAGCTTCTCGAGGCCCGCGTACTGGGGGGTGTAGCCGCACTCGGACGCGGTGTTCACCACGAGCACCACCTTGCCCTTGTACTCGGAGAGGTTGGCGGGCTGGCCGTTGAGACGCTTGGACTGCAGGTCATGGAAGGACATGGCACGCTCGGCGGAGACGGCGGCGGTGCCCAGCAGGAGCACGGCCGCGGTGAGGGGAAGGAGTCGGTTGGACATGCCCCCCAGGATGCCTCAAGCGGCGGCGCGTTGCGGGGGGACTGCTAATCAAGGAAGCGGCGCTCCCAGCGGCGCTTGTCCTCGAAGTCGGGATCCCGAACGTGCTCCTCATGGTAGAGCCAGGGCTCCAGGACGCGCGCCAACTCCCGGTAGGCGGGGAGCGTCTGGCCCTGCTCGGTGTCTCCCGCTTCGGGCCAGGTGCCGAGGGTGACGACGGCGCGCTCCCCTTCCAGCTCCTGGACGGTGGTGCCCGGTGAGGACAGGCGCGAGCGCAGAGCCGACGCGCCGCCCAGCTCGCCCAGGATGGGCTGGCCCAGGACTGTGAGCCAGGAGGGGCCACGTACCCGGAAGCCGAGTTTCCACGAATGCCAGCTCGGTTTGGGGATGTCCAGGCCTGGGTAGCGGAAGCACCGCGCGCGGACTTCCCGCATGACGCCGGCCAGGCTCAACTGACCGTTGAATGAGAGGCCCACCTGTCCGAAGTAGAAGGGGAGAGGGGCTGCCAGCTTCAGTGCCAGCTCACGCAGCCGGTTTGGACCGTGCTCCTCAAGGTACTCGGTGGGAAGCCAGAAGCCCACCATGCATGACGCATGTGGTTCTCCGTCCAACGCGGGGGCGGGGGTGCCGAGCGGTTTGCCAAGATAGTCGAAACCGTACTGGTTCTCGAGGTTGGAGTCATCGTCGCGCAGCGAGATCATGGGCCATTCGTCCTCGAGCAACTCACGCCGGATCTCCTTCCACCCAGCGTCATCGAGCAACTGCGTGTATCCGCTGTGCTCCACGTATGTGCCGAGCGCCCCTGGCCCTACCTCATTCAAGTAGGTTTCCAACGACTGAAGCACTCCCCGCACGATCTCCTGGTGGGGGTGGCGGATGTAGAAACAGAGGCCCAGGCTATCGCGGAGGATGATATGTCCAGCTGGATGGTAGATGCGGATGCGTGGAGGGTGCCCGCTCATGGCGTGACTCCTATCCAAGGGAGGATTTCCCTGGGTTCAACCCCCAGGGCTTCCTGATACACCTCGTTTTGCCAACGGCCCGCATGAGGCCCTGTTTTATACTTGCACCAAGGGATTTGAGCACTACTCACACACGGAAACTTGAAGTCATAGACGAGCAGGGGCAAGAGCGGATTGCCCGCGTGGATGACGATGTCTGGCTTGATGGTGCCGCGCAGCTCGCTGTAGCAGCCCTCCTCCAGTAGCGCCTCCTCCTTCTCCGGGCTGATCAACTCGCGCTGCCGGGTGTCCGTGTTGTAGCGGTAGCGCGGCTCCCGGCTGAACCCACCTGGACGCAGCGCGCTCAACTCCAGCTCCGCACACGCGAGCGCGACCTTGTGCATCTCCTCGCCGAGGAACATGGCGCGCGTCCTCACCCTGCCTCCGAACTCCTTCTTCTCGCGGCACTCGGCCGGAGTTGGGCTCCTGCCTCCCATGTGCTGGCGGAGCACCTTCTCGCGGGCCATGTTGGCGCACTCCGTCAGTTTCCGCTCGATGGCCGTCTTGTTCGCTTCATTCAGCACCACCGCGGTCGCGGTAACGGAAGCGCCAAACTCAGCGAGGCGCTGTGCGGCCTGCGGTACGACGGTCTCCTCTCCGGCCACGCGGGCGCACAGGGCAGGTTGGGTCCGGCAGGCGCTCGAGGCCGAGTCGAGGGACTGCGCGGAGGCCTGACTGGCCAGGAGCAACACGCTGGCGAGCACGGCTCCGTACTTCCGCCGGCGAGCACGGCTCCGTACTTCCGCCGGAGCGCGGGCCCGAATCGTGGTGTGGATGAGAGGTGTGTCATGTGCCCTGTGATGACGCCGGTGGGACCGCCGCCTCCGTGCGAGGCAAACCGCGCGTGCGAGTCTGGCGGAAGCGCGAGTCGGGTCAAGGCACTCGGGCCGGCTCCCCCTCAGTGCACGGTGTCACACGGCAGGGGGCTCGGCTCGATGGCCTTCTGTTGCAACTGGCTCCAGCGCTGCTCGATGAAGCGCAGGTCGTGCTCGCGCTGCTCGGCGAGCCGGGAGGCCTCGTACACCGCCCGCCCTGTCTGGACGAGCGCCCCTCGCATCGCCGTGTCCGCCTCCACGCTGGCGATCTCCGCGAGCACCTCCAGGATGCGGACCAGCACCCGGGGCTGCGACTCCGCGGCGAGCGGAATCTCCCCGAACGCGTCCCGTAGGAAGGGCACCAGCCCGAAGCCCGGCCGCAGCAGCGTCACCCTCCCGCACCGCTGCATCCACCAGCCCTGGCCGAGCCGCCCCCGGCTGGCCACCATCCGGCCCACGGCGCCCAGCTCGTTGACCACCATCACCGCGGTGGTGACGTCGTTGATGGCGGGCGAGAGCGCCTTGAGCGCCATGTCCACCAACTGCCGCACGCCATACAGCACGTCCTGCTGCGTGGTGCGGGTATGCCCCACCGCGATGGCGGCGTGGAGCCTCCGCTTCTGCCAGGCATTCAGGGACACCTGGGGCCAGAGCGTCAGCAGGGGCAGCCCCGGGATGAGGAAGTCTCCCGTCCGCATGTCGAGCCGCACCGTGTGCACGCGCCGGGGGAGGGCCGAGAGCAACCGCTCAGGGTCCACGAGCTGCACATAGCCCGTCTCCCACGCGGTGACGACCGTGGCC
The sequence above is drawn from the Archangium gephyra genome and encodes:
- a CDS encoding VIT domain-containing protein, translating into MRAALVALFVCLLSVPASAQEQDSGETPCPASASPLSSGAITQGTLVAKLRRHASAQGCPESQPQRFSLKHTEVDAEVSGFLASVTVTQVFENPYAEPLEALYVFPLPEKAAVDAMELVIGQRVIRGVIQTREQARDTYERARAEGKTAALLDQERPNLFTQSVANILPGEELRVRIHYVERLVYEDGKYSFNFPMTVGPRYIGGESLAFRQGEGTAPDTTTVPDASRITPPVLPPEVRSGRDIRLHVRLDAGVPVHELRSTSHRVTATREGPSRARVELAAEDRIPNKTFTLEYRVADALIRPAVLVHREPGADEGYFLVLLNPQLAPKQEEVVPRELYLVLDTSCSQSGQPIEKSKAITAEVLRHLHPEDTFQVLNFDTQVTKFAPAAVPASPENVARALPYVANFWGGGGTDVRIAAQEAMVPANDPARLRMVLFMTDGFIGNDHQVLGTLQSHLREETRVFSVGVGNDVNRYLVAKMGEVGRGASTFVNLKRPEDEVAREFESRIRGPVLTSVRVGTDGLPVSDVYPRTLPDLFSGQPLFLIGKFHGTGQGLLRITGRVRGQERHFEVPLTLPESAPEHASLRSLWARQRIEELTVENYRGEKPEVVQAITATALQYGLMSKYTSFVAVEEVARTQPGGATVRELVPVELPEGTSYAAVTGELSREEIPPGDPIISVVAPRNARRVTAYFPFGLVKPLTFDTVSGYWRGRFLVPLWVEDGYYDVLVSVEMPDGTVRRREVRYRLDSKGNDIEVTLSSRLVAPGQTLKLEVDAVEATKEVSVYGELFGDAQHLLETRDGLRFTRELGVPAGTEPGEYELVLVARDAAGNRFERREKVRVALTVEE
- a CDS encoding DUF3396 domain-containing protein, producing MSGHPPRIRIYHPAGHIILRDSLGLCFYIRHPHQEIVRGVLQSLETYLNEVGPGALGTYVEHSGYTQLLDDAGWKEIRRELLEDEWPMISLRDDDSNLENQYGFDYLGKPLGTPAPALDGEPHASCMVGFWLPTEYLEEHGPNRLRELALKLAAPLPFYFGQVGLSFNGQLSLAGVMREVRARCFRYPGLDIPKPSWHSWKLGFRVRGPSWLTVLGQPILGELGGASALRSRLSSPGTTVQELEGERAVVTLGTWPEAGDTEQGQTLPAYRELARVLEPWLYHEEHVRDPDFEDKRRWERRFLD
- a CDS encoding DUF2254 domain-containing protein: MSLWFRPVLFVTLGIGLGLWLPSLDRSWPGLGQSFRSLWLAIYVPTTPDSSREVLLGMVAALVTVMTVATSMTMVTVQLASTQYTPRLLARFMADRTTQRVLGSYLLTVVYLLLLLGVLGTQENEDGRIPLPVLSLGVALTLTLLCLLLLPYFLHHAARSIEASSVIASIGREVIQELKRLNVTEVRELGDTPSCPTEEATVVTAWETGYVQLVDPERLLSALPRRVHTVRLDMRTGDFLIPGLPLLTLWPQVSLNAWQKRRLHAAIAVGHTRTTQQDVLYGVRQLVDMALKALSPAINDVTTAVMVVNELGAVGRMVASRGRLGQGWWMQRCGRVTLLRPGFGLVPFLRDAFGEIPLAAESQPRVLVRILEVLAEIASVEADTAMRGALVQTGRAVYEASRLAEQREHDLRFIEQRWSQLQQKAIEPSPLPCDTVH
- a CDS encoding glutathione peroxidase; this translates as MSNRLLPLTAAVLLLGTAAVSAERAMSFHDLQSKRLNGQPANLSEYKGKVVLVVNTASECGYTPQYAGLEKLWGEYKTKGVVVLGIPSNDFGGQEPGTSEQIAKFCELRYKVTFPMLEKVKTKGEGQSPIYEFLARKHGEPKWNFHKYVVGKDGQVLAAFPSSVTPDSKELKGALDKALAQ